The Spirochaetota bacterium genome includes a region encoding these proteins:
- the dapF gene encoding diaminopimelate epimerase codes for MVKFTKMQGIGNDYIFIDARSTAVRHPEKLAATMSDRHFGVGSDGLILILKSDSADFRMRMFNADGSEAEMCGNGIRCFAKYVYDHGLTKNKRISVETLAGAKQLDMQVKNKKVETVRVDMGEPILQRERIPMAGNPGMVIGEALSLEDGVRFEITAVSMGNPHAVIYVEDIKNFPVEKYGKMIENHDLFPNRTNVEFVQILNEGEVIQRTWERGSGETLACGTGASAVTVAGVLTRRTARSILVHLNGGDLQTEWREDDNHVFLTGPAVEVFRGTWPE; via the coding sequence ATGGTTAAATTCACAAAGATGCAAGGGATCGGAAACGATTATATATTCATCGACGCAAGAAGTACCGCGGTGCGTCACCCCGAAAAGCTCGCCGCGACCATGAGCGACCGGCATTTCGGCGTGGGATCGGACGGGCTCATCCTCATCCTTAAATCGGATTCGGCCGATTTTCGGATGAGGATGTTCAACGCGGACGGCAGCGAGGCGGAAATGTGCGGCAACGGTATACGCTGTTTTGCGAAATATGTTTATGATCACGGATTGACAAAAAACAAGCGGATATCGGTCGAAACGCTCGCCGGCGCCAAGCAACTGGATATGCAGGTGAAAAACAAAAAGGTCGAAACGGTCCGTGTCGACATGGGCGAGCCGATCCTTCAGCGCGAGCGCATCCCGATGGCCGGGAACCCCGGTATGGTCATCGGCGAGGCTCTTTCGCTCGAGGACGGTGTGCGGTTCGAGATAACCGCGGTGTCGATGGGGAACCCCCATGCCGTGATATACGTCGAAGACATTAAAAATTTCCCCGTCGAGAAATACGGGAAGATGATCGAAAACCACGATCTCTTCCCCAACCGCACCAATGTGGAGTTTGTTCAGATTCTCAACGAGGGAGAAGTAATCCAGCGGACATGGGAGCGCGGTTCGGGAGAAACGCTTGCCTGCGGCACGGGGGCCTCGGCGGTGACGGTCGCCGGGGTGCTGACGCGGCGTACGGCGCGGTCGATACTCGTTCACCTTAATGGAGGAGACCTGCAAACCGAATGGAGGGAGGACGATAACCACGTTTTCCTGACCGGGCCCGCGGTTGAAGTTTTTCGGGGAACCTGGCCCGAGTAG
- a CDS encoding N-acetylmuramoyl-L-alanine amidase codes for MEKNGKTRLALALFFLFIFSHAAADTGSISVVDIDGADYVALSNLSRVYGLDSSFDIITQRGRFYRGTSTAVYQVGLSAALFNGALKKYPRPVLRKSGDVLFPAAFAEDLLHGFYPHWTVSRKDRLIIFSAAEPIPRETPQTQKNVPGEKAEVPPVRDRIGFIIIDAGHGGIDPGAIGRGGLQEKTITLSVAGRLESYLKSNLKGVRIMLTRRSDIFIELVTRTKIANGHLRENENGVFISIHVNASISPRISGFETYYLSQNPTNDEARATAALENNVVVLEDKSHRKSYDDIEHMEAFMLTAQIQRESALLAECIQSGMDHSISEFKSRGVRKADFFVLRGALMPAALAEIGYITNSREAQKLTKAAHQDKVARGIGRGLISFIKKYNQMIKN; via the coding sequence TTGGAAAAGAACGGTAAAACCAGGCTCGCGCTTGCGCTGTTTTTCCTGTTTATCTTTTCCCACGCCGCAGCGGATACGGGGTCGATATCCGTAGTCGATATCGATGGGGCCGACTATGTCGCACTGTCGAACCTGAGCCGCGTGTACGGTCTCGACAGCTCGTTCGATATCATCACCCAGCGCGGCAGGTTCTACCGGGGGACCAGCACGGCGGTCTACCAGGTGGGCCTTTCGGCGGCACTTTTCAACGGGGCCCTGAAGAAATATCCCCGCCCGGTGCTGCGAAAGTCGGGCGACGTTCTTTTCCCCGCAGCCTTCGCCGAAGACCTCCTGCACGGCTTCTACCCTCACTGGACCGTATCGCGGAAGGACCGGCTTATCATCTTTTCAGCGGCGGAACCGATTCCGCGCGAAACGCCTCAAACACAAAAAAACGTTCCCGGGGAAAAGGCCGAGGTTCCTCCGGTCCGGGACAGGATCGGCTTCATCATCATAGACGCCGGCCATGGAGGCATAGACCCCGGGGCCATCGGGCGGGGAGGCCTGCAAGAAAAGACAATAACTTTGAGCGTCGCCGGCCGGCTCGAGAGCTATCTGAAGTCAAACCTGAAGGGTGTCCGTATAATGCTCACACGACGCTCGGACATATTCATCGAACTGGTCACGCGCACCAAAATCGCCAACGGCCACCTCCGTGAAAATGAGAACGGCGTGTTTATCAGCATCCATGTCAATGCCTCCATTTCGCCGCGCATATCCGGTTTTGAGACCTATTACCTGTCTCAAAACCCAACCAACGACGAGGCACGCGCCACCGCCGCGCTCGAAAACAATGTGGTGGTGCTGGAAGATAAGTCGCATCGAAAAAGCTATGACGACATCGAGCACATGGAGGCGTTCATGCTCACCGCCCAGATACAGCGCGAGAGCGCCCTGCTCGCCGAGTGCATTCAGTCGGGGATGGACCACTCGATAAGCGAATTCAAGTCGCGAGGGGTGCGGAAGGCCGATTTTTTCGTTCTTCGCGGCGCGCTCATGCCGGCCGCGCTGGCGGAGATCGGTTATATCACAAATTCGCGCGAGGCGCAAAAGTTGACGAAGGCCGCGCATCAGGATAAGGTGGCGAGGGGAATCGGCCGGGGCCTCATATCCTTCATAAAAAAATACAACCAGATGATAAAAAATTAG
- a CDS encoding CDP-alcohol phosphatidyltransferase family protein: protein MKIRELFYGRIFTISNFLSLTRILLVPFIAVAFHLEKVNGIPEYRYYGIVLLVFLAATDFFDGFLARTLNQVSRLGQFIDPLADKIAALTLGIALCVYKGFPLWMLAVILARDIYAVIGGTLLFSRRDIQVRPNIYGKILVGFMCLSGLVFILEPALTVCGLTLQEISLAAVLVFLFISSFVYWKIYSRIYFGKER, encoded by the coding sequence ATGAAGATACGAGAGCTTTTTTACGGCAGAATTTTTACGATCTCCAATTTCCTCTCGCTGACGCGGATTTTACTCGTCCCCTTTATCGCCGTCGCCTTCCATCTCGAAAAAGTCAACGGCATACCGGAATACCGCTACTACGGCATCGTGCTGCTCGTCTTCCTTGCGGCCACGGACTTCTTCGACGGCTTCCTCGCCCGAACACTCAACCAGGTGTCGCGCCTCGGCCAGTTTATCGATCCGCTCGCCGACAAGATCGCCGCGCTTACGCTCGGCATCGCCCTGTGCGTATACAAGGGCTTTCCCCTGTGGATGCTCGCCGTCATACTTGCGCGCGACATCTACGCGGTCATCGGCGGCACTCTCCTCTTCTCGCGCAGGGACATCCAGGTGCGCCCCAATATCTACGGGAAGATCCTGGTGGGATTCATGTGCCTCTCGGGGCTCGTCTTCATTCTCGAGCCCGCACTCACCGTATGCGGACTCACCCTGCAGGAGATTTCGCTCGCCGCAGTGCTCGTGTTCCTTTTCATCTCTTCGTTCGTCTACTGGAAGATTTACTCAAGGATCTATTTTGGAAAAGAACGGTAA
- a CDS encoding PASTA domain-containing protein, with amino-acid sequence MQNQPQSDSDREKGRFDFTYFRPVGRIALIFFVGLSFYLFASTVTLLLLTKPDREVKVPDVVGKQFVDVCNGLVRKGLKPEVRFYDVYDITSGIVLTQYPEGGEIVYEGGALKLLVSRSVLYVDVPNLTGIELPFAVNKLKSLHSHNRSVSLATGAITYIPSDKTAENIVLDQSPKAGDRVTPDRRVNILVSAGKIEGDMLMPGVAGQSIDLCLDLLLSKGLSVEKEVVDTGLPERSGLVESQKPEKGAAVKRGDAVKLRVSYYKPVEQMYRAYERVQYEVSKGDDPGLYEAYVEDDSPRRIAYSRMMQPGQKMDFVFHRNGNARVAIVYNKKNIKTLRFNAEEF; translated from the coding sequence ATGCAGAACCAACCTCAATCAGACAGCGACAGGGAAAAGGGCCGTTTCGATTTTACCTATTTCAGGCCGGTGGGCAGGATCGCGCTCATATTTTTTGTGGGGCTTTCCTTTTATTTATTTGCGTCCACGGTTACGCTGCTTCTCCTCACCAAGCCGGACCGCGAGGTGAAAGTACCGGACGTTGTCGGCAAGCAGTTTGTCGATGTGTGCAACGGGCTGGTTCGAAAGGGATTGAAGCCGGAGGTCAGGTTTTACGATGTCTACGACATCACAAGCGGCATCGTCCTGACCCAGTACCCCGAAGGGGGCGAGATCGTTTACGAGGGCGGAGCGCTTAAACTCCTGGTCAGCAGGAGCGTGCTCTATGTGGACGTGCCCAATCTCACCGGCATAGAGCTTCCGTTCGCGGTCAACAAACTCAAGAGCCTTCACAGCCATAACCGCTCGGTGTCGCTGGCCACCGGAGCGATAACATACATACCCTCCGATAAGACAGCCGAGAATATCGTCCTGGACCAGAGCCCGAAGGCGGGCGACAGGGTTACGCCCGATCGCCGCGTGAACATTCTCGTGTCCGCCGGCAAAATCGAGGGGGACATGCTGATGCCCGGCGTTGCCGGGCAGTCCATTGACCTCTGTCTCGATCTGCTTCTTTCAAAGGGTCTGTCGGTCGAGAAAGAGGTTGTCGATACAGGCCTGCCCGAGCGCAGCGGTCTGGTCGAATCCCAGAAACCGGAGAAGGGCGCCGCGGTCAAGCGCGGCGACGCGGTCAAACTCAGGGTGTCGTACTACAAGCCGGTGGAGCAGATGTACCGCGCTTACGAGCGCGTGCAATACGAAGTCTCGAAGGGCGACGATCCGGGCCTGTACGAGGCCTACGTCGAGGACGACAGCCCGCGGCGCATTGCGTACTCGCGAATGATGCAGCCCGGGCAAAAAATGGATTTCGTGTTCCACCGAAACGGGAACGCGCGCGTCGCGATCGTATACAATAAAAAGAACATTAAAACCCTGCGGTTCAATGCCGAAGAGTTCTGA
- the rpe gene encoding ribulose-phosphate 3-epimerase: MPKSSDNGILLSPSIIASDLSTMGRDVSAFDPSAFDLLHLDVMDGNFVPNLTFGPGYIKSLKAHTAIPLDVHLMIESPELSIESYLGLAPWCVTIHYESTKFPSRLLQLIRRSGVRAGLSINPATPIEAIFDLCSECDLVLIMSVDPGFYGQPFMPAALDRIRRLREFLDGRPGGVSTLIQVDGGISMNNIAPVAAAGAGIIVAGNAVFGAGDPNRAALELKRAAQNNNL; this comes from the coding sequence ATGCCGAAGAGTTCTGACAACGGCATTCTCCTCTCGCCTTCCATAATCGCATCGGACCTCTCCACGATGGGGCGGGATGTTTCGGCCTTCGATCCTTCGGCCTTCGATCTTCTGCACCTCGACGTGATGGACGGGAATTTTGTTCCCAACCTTACCTTCGGCCCCGGTTATATTAAAAGCCTCAAGGCGCACACCGCCATACCGCTCGATGTTCACCTGATGATCGAAAGCCCGGAGCTTTCGATTGAAAGCTATCTCGGGCTTGCGCCCTGGTGTGTGACGATCCACTACGAGTCGACGAAATTTCCATCACGGCTGTTGCAGCTCATCCGCCGATCGGGCGTGCGCGCCGGCCTTTCGATCAATCCGGCCACCCCGATCGAAGCGATCTTTGACCTCTGCTCCGAGTGCGACCTGGTTCTTATCATGTCTGTGGATCCGGGTTTTTACGGTCAACCATTTATGCCGGCCGCCCTCGACCGGATCAGGCGCCTGCGCGAATTCCTCGACGGGCGCCCCGGTGGAGTCTCCACGCTCATCCAGGTGGACGGCGGCATATCAATGAACAACATCGCCCCGGTTGCGGCCGCGGGCGCGGGCATAATCGTGGCCGGGAACGCCGTATTCGGCGCTGGCGATCCGAACCGAGCGGCGCTGGAGCTAAAAAGGGCGGCACAAAACAATAATTTGTAG
- the rpsP gene encoding 30S ribosomal protein S16 — protein MSVKIRLQRVGTKKKPFYRVVVVDERKRRDGVAIENLGQYQPISAGNQFAVDETRIIDWLRKGAQPTATIARLLKKTGVWRKFKSVE, from the coding sequence GTGTCGGTAAAGATTCGGTTGCAGAGAGTTGGGACCAAGAAAAAGCCCTTTTACCGGGTGGTTGTGGTTGATGAGCGCAAGCGCAGGGATGGCGTGGCGATAGAAAATCTCGGGCAGTACCAGCCCATATCCGCCGGGAATCAGTTCGCGGTCGACGAGACTCGGATTATCGACTGGCTCAGGAAAGGCGCCCAGCCGACCGCGACTATTGCGAGGCTCTTGAAGAAAACCGGAGTGTGGCGGAAATTCAAGAGCGTGGAGTAA
- a CDS encoding KH domain-containing protein has product MNYKDLVEYMVKSLVDHPDEVQIREVEGEKSTILELKVTKEDIGKVIGKHGRIARAIRTIINASATKSGKRVVLEILD; this is encoded by the coding sequence ATGAACTATAAGGACCTGGTGGAATACATGGTGAAGTCCCTGGTGGACCACCCCGACGAGGTACAGATCCGGGAAGTAGAAGGGGAGAAATCCACCATCCTTGAGCTCAAGGTCACCAAAGAGGATATCGGAAAGGTCATCGGAAAACACGGCCGCATTGCGAGGGCCATACGGACAATCATCAACGCTTCGGCCACCAAATCAGGGAAGAGGGTAGTGCTGGAAATACTTGATTGA
- the rimM gene encoding ribosome maturation factor RimM (Essential for efficient processing of 16S rRNA): MSDSHIRIAKIAGAHGLKGRLKVVLISDIAERFSPGNQVYIQKESLYAAYIIREFQSVGGKTALLFLEGIEDRDAALAMRGSEVFITREEAERTRNLLDGDSFYYYDIIGCEVYRDGRPFGRVTNIIPGGAGELLVILDSDGLEHLVPFVSAMVDTKEIKSGRIDIDPAKGLLD; encoded by the coding sequence TTGAGCGATTCCCATATCAGAATAGCGAAGATCGCGGGCGCTCACGGGCTTAAGGGGCGTCTTAAAGTTGTTCTTATATCCGACATCGCCGAGCGTTTTTCCCCGGGAAACCAGGTATATATTCAAAAGGAATCGCTTTACGCGGCGTACATCATAAGGGAATTCCAGTCTGTTGGCGGCAAAACGGCGCTGCTTTTCCTGGAGGGCATTGAAGACAGGGACGCGGCGCTCGCCATGCGGGGATCGGAGGTGTTCATCACCCGCGAAGAGGCGGAACGAACGAGGAATTTGCTGGACGGCGATTCCTTCTATTATTATGATATTATCGGGTGCGAGGTGTACAGAGACGGGCGGCCTTTCGGCCGGGTGACGAACATCATCCCCGGCGGCGCGGGAGAGCTGCTCGTTATTCTTGATTCCGACGGTCTCGAGCATCTTGTTCCGTTTGTCAGCGCGATGGTCGATACGAAGGAAATCAAATCGGGAAGAATTGATATCGATCCCGCAAAGGGGCTTCTTGATTGA
- the trmD gene encoding tRNA (guanosine(37)-N1)-methyltransferase TrmD: MAAVKIITLFPEFFNSPLSTGLLGRAIQAGLLRVNVVDLRDFAENRYRQCDDYPYGGGSGMVLMPGPLFRAISSVREEGTRVLLTSASGTLLTQELVKRLAGERDLCIVCGHYEGVDQRVVERFVDYELSVGDYVLSGGEFAALAIVGAVARYVPGFMSNSESLVEESFEGGLLEYPQYTRPVEIDGLAAPEVLLSGDHARIRRWRHEQRIEKTRRVRPDLYQRYCESKDKGEER; this comes from the coding sequence TTGGCAGCGGTAAAAATCATAACCCTTTTCCCGGAGTTTTTCAACAGCCCTCTTTCGACGGGGCTTCTGGGCAGGGCGATACAGGCGGGGCTTTTACGTGTGAACGTGGTAGACCTGCGTGATTTCGCCGAAAACCGTTATCGCCAGTGCGATGATTACCCCTACGGTGGAGGAAGCGGGATGGTGTTGATGCCGGGTCCGCTCTTCCGGGCCATCTCTTCCGTCAGGGAAGAGGGCACCAGGGTGCTTCTCACCAGCGCCTCGGGGACGCTGCTCACGCAGGAACTGGTAAAGCGGCTCGCCGGCGAAAGGGATCTCTGCATCGTCTGCGGGCACTACGAGGGGGTCGACCAGAGAGTGGTCGAACGGTTCGTGGATTACGAGCTCTCGGTCGGCGATTATGTGCTATCGGGCGGAGAGTTCGCGGCCCTTGCGATCGTGGGCGCGGTCGCGCGTTACGTACCGGGCTTCATGTCGAACAGCGAGTCGCTCGTGGAGGAAAGCTTCGAAGGTGGTCTGCTTGAGTATCCGCAGTACACGCGGCCGGTGGAGATTGATGGACTCGCGGCACCGGAGGTGCTGTTGAGCGGTGACCACGCCAGGATCAGGCGCTGGCGTCATGAACAGCGTATTGAGAAAACCAGAAGGGTGCGCCCCGATCTGTATCAACGATATTGTGAAAGCAAGGATAAAGGAGAAGAGCGATGA
- the rplS gene encoding 50S ribosomal protein L19, producing the protein METIQKEIMPPERPLNFEVGDTVKVHYKIVEGNRERIQVFEGVVIAINNKGVGKSFTVRRISYDVGVERVFPLYSARIAKIESIRKGKTRRAKLYFLRERTGKSAKLKEKRVARGKARAPFVEVPATTEVAPEAREPEND; encoded by the coding sequence CTGGAAACCATCCAAAAGGAAATCATGCCGCCTGAGCGTCCCCTGAATTTTGAGGTCGGGGACACCGTCAAAGTACATTACAAGATCGTGGAAGGCAACCGCGAGCGTATACAGGTGTTCGAAGGGGTCGTAATCGCCATTAATAACAAGGGCGTCGGCAAGAGCTTTACCGTGCGCCGCATCTCCTACGACGTCGGCGTCGAGAGGGTCTTTCCGCTCTATTCGGCCCGTATCGCCAAAATCGAATCCATCCGCAAGGGCAAGACCCGGCGCGCCAAGCTGTATTTCCTGCGTGAGCGGACCGGGAAATCGGCCAAACTCAAGGAAAAGCGCGTCGCCCGCGGCAAGGCCAGAGCGCCCTTCGTGGAAGTGCCGGCCACTACCGAGGTGGCGCCTGAAGCCCGGGAACCCGAAAACGACTGA
- a CDS encoding ribonuclease HII codes for MPSFGIERELFEQGYRRIAGVDEVGRGALAGPLCVGLVMYSPEVLAGPPAALLSSVNDSKKLTHPARLRACGHISRSAMCVRTAMASHRTIDRLNVNGATEYLLSKIITELAEPPDVVIMDGRFSFSPGVRFVAVKGGDSRSISIASASIAAKIHRDGILEKFDLLFPGYGFKKNKGYGTLEHRESIGRIGPSPVHRRSFAPLRDMACREDLFACHEDR; via the coding sequence ATGCCGTCTTTCGGCATCGAGCGGGAATTGTTCGAGCAGGGTTATCGGCGCATAGCCGGTGTCGATGAGGTCGGCCGGGGCGCTCTTGCGGGGCCCCTCTGTGTGGGTCTGGTGATGTACTCTCCAGAGGTGCTCGCGGGCCCGCCGGCCGCACTCCTTTCGTCCGTCAACGACTCCAAGAAACTGACGCATCCTGCCCGCCTGCGCGCCTGTGGACACATCAGCCGAAGCGCCATGTGCGTCCGCACCGCGATGGCCTCCCATAGGACAATCGACCGGCTTAACGTTAACGGCGCCACCGAGTACCTCCTGAGTAAAATCATAACCGAACTGGCCGAGCCGCCGGACGTTGTCATCATGGACGGCCGTTTCTCCTTTTCTCCCGGCGTGCGCTTTGTCGCGGTAAAGGGGGGGGATTCGCGTTCCATCAGCATCGCCTCCGCGTCGATCGCGGCCAAAATACACAGGGATGGCATACTCGAAAAATTTGATTTGCTATTTCCCGGCTACGGTTTTAAAAAAAATAAAGGCTATGGGACGCTCGAGCACAGGGAATCCATCGGGCGTATCGGTCCATCGCCGGTGCACCGCCGAAGTTTCGCTCCTCTGCGCGACATGGCGTGCCGGGAGGATCTTTTCGCATGCCATGAAGATCGATAA
- a CDS encoding EscU/YscU/HrcU family type III secretion system export apparatus switch protein, with protein MRGRKGAEKLSIALAYSPADEAPRVLASARGYLAERLERMARDHGVEVYADADLAGTLSALDTGSLVPPDLYRAVAEVLAYCYRINERLKEKLAE; from the coding sequence ATGCGCGGGCGTAAAGGGGCCGAAAAACTGAGTATCGCCCTTGCATACTCTCCGGCGGACGAGGCCCCGCGCGTTCTGGCGAGCGCGAGGGGATACCTGGCCGAGCGGCTGGAGAGAATGGCGCGGGATCACGGCGTCGAAGTATACGCCGACGCGGATCTCGCCGGTACGCTTTCGGCTTTGGACACGGGCAGCCTCGTGCCGCCTGATCTCTACAGGGCTGTTGCGGAAGTGCTGGCGTATTGTTACAGGATTAATGAGCGCTTGAAAGAGAAACTTGCGGAATAA
- a CDS encoding HD-GYP domain-containing protein: MKKIPVEELKPGMRFDKPVYIDSNNMLVGANVTIKEGDIKRLMKWGISEIETLGNISSSEDDMRFAQKIDASISADAKKIVDQYSLLLLKRKEFMDVHREACRVVGDVYTAIKNDEMFTTDSIEGAARNILRLMEDDNNIVLFLYGLEEGKNYLVAHSVNVTFYALLVGTALKYTQEKIRELALGTLLIDAGMVKMPAYIAYKQSNLSDHEFNLIKTHPLHGYRLIKQLGKVREKSALVCLQHHEYFDGKGYPRGLKGNQIDEYARIAAIADSYEAQISSRSYREKQSFYHAMKNLLSSGVNRFDPVILRVFLSKMSVYPIGSLVELSDGGVGLVIGSVPRKPLRPIIKLIFDSEKNRLSDLIIINLLDETALFVNRVLDEKEAGVSLLDVL, encoded by the coding sequence ATGAAGAAAATCCCGGTTGAGGAACTCAAGCCGGGCATGCGGTTTGACAAACCGGTCTATATCGACAGCAATAACATGCTCGTAGGCGCGAACGTCACCATCAAGGAGGGCGATATCAAACGGCTGATGAAGTGGGGCATCAGCGAGATTGAAACGCTCGGCAACATCTCCTCAAGCGAAGACGACATGCGTTTTGCCCAGAAAATTGACGCGTCGATTTCCGCCGACGCCAAAAAAATAGTCGACCAGTACAGCCTTCTGCTGCTCAAACGGAAGGAATTTATGGATGTCCATCGCGAGGCCTGCCGGGTGGTGGGTGACGTCTACACCGCGATCAAGAACGACGAAATGTTTACCACCGATTCCATCGAGGGCGCGGCAAGGAACATTTTAAGGCTCATGGAAGATGACAATAATATCGTCCTGTTCCTCTATGGGCTGGAGGAGGGCAAAAACTACCTGGTGGCGCACTCGGTCAACGTCACCTTCTACGCACTTCTCGTCGGTACGGCGCTCAAGTACACTCAGGAAAAGATTCGGGAGCTCGCCCTGGGCACGCTCCTTATCGACGCGGGCATGGTGAAGATGCCGGCCTATATCGCGTACAAGCAGTCGAACCTCAGCGACCACGAGTTCAACCTCATCAAGACGCACCCGCTGCATGGATACCGGCTCATCAAACAGCTCGGCAAAGTTCGTGAAAAGAGCGCGCTTGTGTGCCTGCAGCATCACGAGTACTTCGACGGCAAGGGATATCCCCGCGGCCTCAAGGGAAACCAGATTGACGAATACGCGCGGATAGCCGCAATCGCCGATTCGTACGAGGCGCAGATCTCGAGCCGGAGCTACAGGGAGAAACAGTCGTTTTATCACGCCATGAAAAACCTCCTTTCGAGCGGGGTTAACAGGTTCGACCCGGTGATACTCCGTGTCTTCCTTTCCAAAATGTCGGTTTACCCGATCGGCTCGCTGGTTGAGCTCAGTGACGGCGGCGTGGGTCTGGTAATCGGCTCGGTGCCGAGGAAGCCGTTGCGCCCCATCATCAAGCTGATATTCGACAGTGAGAAAAACAGGCTTTCCGATCTCATCATCATCAATCTGCTCGATGAAACGGCGCTTTTCGTAAACCGCGTGCTCGACGAAAAGGAAGCCGGCGTAAGTCTCCTCGACGTTCTTTGA
- a CDS encoding YraN family protein encodes MEDRNLRQIGSGGEDLAASFLEARGFDILERNYRFGKAGEVDLIARRGDLVVFVEVKSRNTSVYGGPLYAINERKKRTLRLVASHYLAARSALDARTITFRFDMIAVCGGAIEWIEDILR; translated from the coding sequence GTGGAAGACCGAAACTTACGACAGATAGGGTCCGGAGGCGAAGACCTTGCGGCCTCTTTCCTCGAAGCACGCGGTTTTGATATCCTCGAGCGCAATTATCGCTTCGGTAAAGCGGGCGAAGTCGACCTCATCGCCCGAAGAGGCGACCTGGTGGTCTTCGTGGAGGTTAAAAGCCGAAACACCTCAGTCTACGGAGGGCCTCTCTACGCCATAAACGAGCGGAAAAAACGTACGCTCAGGCTCGTCGCCTCGCACTATCTTGCCGCACGATCCGCCCTGGACGCCAGAACCATCACTTTCAGATTCGACATGATCGCCGTTTGCGGGGGCGCAATCGAATGGATCGAGGATATTCTGCGCTGA
- a CDS encoding AI-2E family transporter — protein MIEKTDSYMNLQQNKKLKYLFLALFSLLLFSMAYIFQYYFWPLLFALVIYIVLSPMHDFIGRFVKRKSLSASIMMLLLILGFLVPLFFLLLSLADQSYDLYQFVEKKFKPAMMDEFFYRSNFIVELANSLRISRGDLIKKTTEVMQGAAFSLFRNLTDLLTFSIKFSINLFFMLLILFFLFIEGGKFKETIYRASPFPKDIENDIANRLKEVIKVLIAGNLLIMLLQGGMVGLGFFIAGLDGPLLWGSVAAVFSLVPVIGTSITWIPAAFYLFAVDRVGWAIFLLAWAIFWNLLLEDLLKPKVFGERLNFHPLIFFLLLLGSLQAFGLSGVIVGPILLTLFYSFLEIYRVLDEYDTRQAARDRDGQAADVSSKGPSAGRRDRGSRRK, from the coding sequence ATGATTGAAAAGACCGATTCCTACATGAACCTGCAGCAGAACAAGAAGCTTAAGTACCTCTTTCTGGCTTTGTTCTCGCTGCTGCTCTTTTCCATGGCATACATCTTCCAGTATTATTTCTGGCCGCTTCTTTTTGCACTGGTCATTTACATCGTCCTGTCGCCGATGCACGATTTCATTGGCAGGTTTGTAAAGAGGAAGTCGCTGTCGGCGTCGATCATGATGCTGCTTCTCATCCTCGGCTTTCTCGTGCCGCTTTTTTTCCTGCTCCTGAGTCTGGCCGATCAGAGCTACGATTTGTACCAGTTCGTCGAGAAAAAATTCAAGCCAGCGATGATGGATGAGTTCTTTTACCGCAGCAATTTTATCGTGGAGCTTGCGAACAGCCTGCGGATTTCCCGCGGAGATCTGATCAAGAAAACGACTGAGGTGATGCAGGGTGCGGCGTTTTCGTTGTTCCGGAACCTCACGGACCTTCTAACCTTTTCGATCAAGTTTTCGATCAACTTATTCTTCATGCTGCTCATTCTCTTCTTCCTTTTCATAGAGGGCGGCAAGTTCAAGGAGACGATCTACCGGGCGAGTCCTTTTCCCAAGGACATCGAGAACGATATAGCCAACCGGCTCAAGGAAGTCATAAAGGTCCTCATCGCCGGAAATTTATTGATCATGCTGCTTCAGGGGGGCATGGTGGGGCTGGGCTTCTTTATCGCCGGACTCGACGGGCCGCTTCTTTGGGGAAGCGTTGCCGCCGTTTTCTCGCTCGTCCCGGTAATCGGGACGTCGATTACATGGATACCGGCGGCGTTTTATCTGTTTGCGGTCGACCGCGTCGGCTGGGCGATCTTTTTGCTCGCCTGGGCAATTTTCTGGAACCTTCTTCTTGAAGACCTTTTAAAGCCGAAGGTCTTCGGCGAGCGGCTGAATTTTCATCCCCTTATTTTCTTCTTGCTGCTCCTGGGCAGCCTTCAGGCTTTCGGCCTGTCGGGGGTCATTGTGGGGCCCATACTCCTGACGCTTTTCTACTCGTTCCTGGAGATTTACCGGGTGCTCGATGAGTACGATACAAGGCAGGCGGCCCGGGACCGTGACGGTCAGGCTGCGGACGTTTCGAGTAAAGGCCCTAGTGCCGGTCGCCGGGATCGAGGGAGCCGTCGTAAATAG